Proteins co-encoded in one Arachis hypogaea cultivar Tifrunner chromosome 13, arahy.Tifrunner.gnm2.J5K5, whole genome shotgun sequence genomic window:
- the LOC112738404 gene encoding pectinesterase/pectinesterase inhibitor PPE8B → MALASRKMPLLRTPTSSFTITSSVLFFLVAVAFLGGADGGAYFAGSECLKVSPSEFVVSVRDVVDVLQGVMSILAEFNNGGFGDDFRVSNAVSDCVDLLDLSSDELDWSVSATQKPQGKHNSTGNLSSDLRTWLSATLANPETCMDGFEGTNSMVKGLVSTGLVQMISLVQNLLTQVDPVPDHSFSTKHGKFPAWVKPRDRKKLLEANNKGVGVFADAVVAADGTGNYTKIMDAVKDAPNYSMSRYVIYIKKGVYNENVEIKKKKWNLMIIGDGMNNTVITGNRSFVDGWTTFRSATFAVNGRGFIARDIAFQNTAGPAKHQAVALRSDSDLSVYYRCGIFGYQDSLYAHTMRQFYRECKITGTVDFIFGDATAIFQNCQILAKKGLPDQKNTITAHGRKEPTEPTGFSIQFSNITADSDLAPLINTTHTYLGRPWKPYSRTIVMQSFISDVLRPEGWLEWSGNVSLDTLYYAEYMNHGPGSGLSNRVKWPGYHVMNDSSQASNFTVTQFIEGNLWLPSTGVVFTAGLGV, encoded by the exons ATGGCTCTTGCTTCAAGAAAAATGCCATTACTTCGTACACCTACTTCTTCTTTCACTATCACATCTTCTGTGTTATTCTTTCTGGTGGCGGTGGCGTTTCTTGGTGGTGCTGATGGCGGTGCTTATTTCGCTGGATCAGAGTGTCTCAAAGTGTCTCCTTCTGAATTTGTTGTGTCAGTGAGAGATGTGGTTGATGTGTTGCAAGGGGTTATGTCCATTCTAGCTGAGTTCAACAATGGCGGATTCGGTGATGATTTTCGTGTCTCTAATGCCGTTTCTGACTGTGTCGATTTGCTTGACTTGTCCTCTGATGAGCTTGATTGGTCTGTTTCCGCCACTCAGAAACCCCAAG ggAAGCATAACAGTACTGGGAACCTAAGCTCAGATTTAAGAACATGGTTAAGTGCAACGCTGGCGAATCCAGAAACATGCATGGACGGATTCGAAGGAACTAATAGCATGGTTAAGGGTCTAGTTTCCACTGGCTTAGTCCAAATGATCTCACTGGTTCAGAACCTACTAACCCAAGTGGACCCGGTTCCGGATCACTCCTTCTCCACCAAACATGGGAAGTTCCCTGCATGGGTCAAACCAAGAGATAGGAAGAAGCTTCTGGAAGCGAACAACAAGGGCGTGGGCGTGTTCGCCGACGCGGTGGTGGCCGCCGATGGCACTGGGAATTACACAAAGATAATGGATGCTGTGAAAGATGCACCTAATTATAGTATGAGTCGGTATGTGATATACATAAAGAAGGGTGTTTATAATGAGAATGTTGAgattaagaagaagaagtggaaTCTTATGATTATTGGAGATGGCATGAATAACACCGTTATTACCGGTAACCGCAGTTTTGTTGATGGTTGGACCACTTTCCGGTCAGCCACTTTTG CTGTGAATGGTAGAGGATTCATAGCAAGAGACATCGCTTTCCAGAACACAGCAGGGCCGGCGAAGCACCAAGCAGTGGCGCTAAGATCCGACTCGGACCTTAGCGTTTACTACCGATGTGGTATCTTTGGTTACCAAGACAGCCTCTACGCCCACACAATGCGTCAATTTTACAGAGAATGCAAAATCACTGGCACCGTTGACTTCATCTTTGGCGATGCGACTGCGATTTTCCAGAACTGCCAAATCCTCGCTAAAAAAGGCCTACCGGATCAAAAGAACACCATTACGGCGCACGGCCGGAAAGAACCGACCGAGCCAACCGGTTTCTCAATACAATTTTCCAATATAACAGCAGACTCCGACCTTGCGCCGTTGATCAACACTACTCACACGTACCTTGGTAGGCCATGGAAGCCATATTCAAGGACAATTGTGATGCAATCTTTCATTAGTGATGTGCTGAGGCCGGAAGGGTGGCTTGAGTGGAGTGGCAATGTTTCTTTGGACACGTTGTATTATGCCGAGTACATGAATCATGGGCCCGGATCTGGGCTTTCTAACCGCGTGAAATGGCCCGGGTACCATGTCATGAATGATTCTAGCCAGGCTAGTAACTTCACTGTCACACAATTTATTGAGGGAAATCTTTGGTTACCTTCAACGGGTGTGGTGTTCACTGCTGGCTTAGGAGTTTAA